The sequence TGAAACAAAGTTCTTTTGTAGGAAGAAGAAGAGAATACAGATTGGAAGGGCGATGAGGATAGCACCTGCTGAGAAGTAGGCAATCTTCAAGTTTTTCACATTGCTGACAAAGGTCTGTAGACCAACGGCAACTGTAAAGTATTCTTTCTCACGAAGCAAGAAACTAGAGAGGATATAGTCTCCGAAAGGTCCCATGAAGGCCCAGAGCGCTTGTACTGCAACCATTGGGCGAACGAGTGGGAGAACAATTTGCCAGAAGCGACGGAAGTGTCCTGCACCATCTAGTTTTGCTGATTCATCAAGAGACATCGGTACTGTGTCGAAGTAGCCTTTCATCAACCAAGCATTCATCGGGATACCACCACCGACATATAGGAAGATGAGGAACCAGCTTTGGTTAAGGGCATTCAACATAAGGGCCATAACGAAGAAGGCTGTCAAAGCGGCCATAGTTGGCACCATTTGGATAATCAAGAAGAAGACCAAACTTTGTTTACGAGCCAAGAAGTTGTAACGGCTGTAGGCATAACCAGCAAGTACGATGATACTTGTTTGAACAGCCATTGTAATCAAGGCAATGATCAAGGTATTGAGGTACCAAGTGCCGTACAAGGTTTCAGTGAAGAGCCCTTGGAAGTTGGCAAAGCTAAAGTCGACGTTAGCATCTAGTTTAAAAGCTACGACGTTACCAGTCTTGAAGGCTGACATAATAGTAATCAAAAGTGGATAGATAATCACGATTGAAAGACCAATCAAGTAGAGGTAAGTGAGGGTTTGAGTCAGTCTACGTTTGAGTTTGATTGAGTTATTCATCTTAGACGTCCTCCATATCAAATGCGTGTAGTTTCTTGAATGCGATCATAGAGATAGAGATGACAATGATAGAGATGATCAAGGTAACAGCTGCCGCCATAGAGTATTGAGGAGATGTACCTGTTGTCAAGCGATAAATCCATGAGATCAAGATATCAGTTGAACCGGCTCCACCACCAACGCTACCAGGACCTCCGCCGTTGAAGAGGTACATGATAGAGAAGTTGTTAAAGTTGAAGGTGTATTGGCTGATCAATGTTGGTGCTGCAACAGCCAAAATCATAGGGAAAGTGATGTTGCGGAATTTTTGCCAAGCATTGGCACCATCGATATAAGCCGCTTCGTAGAGGTCGTTAGGAATTGACTGCAAGATACCCAAAGTCAAAACGTAGATGTATGGGAATCCTAGCCAACCTTGCATCATAATCAAGGCAATCTTCGTCCAAGTTGGGTCTGTTTTCCAAGGGATAAGAGCACCGTCAAGGAAAGGAAGAACCTTAGCCAAGATAGGCAATACTTGAGTGTTGATCGCTCCGACACTATCGTTAAACATGTTTGAGAATGTCAAGATAGTGATGAAGGCTGGAACAGCCCAAGGAAGAAGGAAAATAACACCAAAGATACGTTTTCCTTTGATAAATGGTTGGTTAGCAATGATAGCAGTGAAGATACCAATCACAATCTGCAAAGTAGAAGCAGACAAGGCCCAGATGATGGTCCAAGAAAGAACCGCACCGAAGGCTGAACGGAAGGTACTTAAGCTCCAGATGTTTGTAAAGTTAGTCAAACCAACCCAGTCCAACAATTTGTTTGGTGGCAAGTGTTGGAAGTCATAGTTGGTAAAGGCAATCATCAAGGTTACGATAACTGGGAAGATAATCGCAAATGTCATAGCGACGTAAGATGGGATGATTAAAAGGTATGGGAATCCATTTTCATAAATGCCTTTAATCATGTCCTTGAAGGTACGAGCTACGGGAATACCGTTGTTGATACGTTTAGCAGTCGTATGTGCATCCTTGATATTAAAGATGTAAAAGAGCACATAACCGACTACAAAGATTAAATGGAAGGCACCACGAATCAGCATAAAGAGGGAATTATCACGACCTGGCTTGTCACCAAGAGTGATCAAATTGTGCAATTCAGGGGCTGCAAGTGCTAGGAAATAAAGAACAAATACGATAGTTACACCAAGGAAGATAAAACCTTTGGCCTTTTGTTTATTGTAAATCTGTCCTAACCCAGGAATCACTGAAAGCAAGGCTGCTTTGCTAGGTTGTTGGTTTTCCATGAATACTCCTTTCATAGGATACGAGATTGAAGTTTGTCTCCAATCACTAGATAGGCAACTGCAATCATTCGTAAATTTATAAAATCAAAGGGGGATTTGTATTCTCCCCCCTTGTAACGAATTCAATTATTCACCAAATTTTTGTTTGATTGTTTCTTTGATCAATGTTACAGCATCGTTAGCAGCTGTCTTAGCATCTTTTTTACCACTTACAGCGTCAAAGAGCATTGTTTTAGCTGGATCCCAAACAGCTGACATTTGAGAAATGTTTGGCATTGGTTGAGCGTTCTTGAACTGTTTGATAACAGCTGTTGTCAACTCATCGTTTTTACCTTCAGCGTATGAACGAGCTTCAGTGTTAGCTGGGATTTCGTTAGTTGCATCGTAGAATGCTTTTTGTTGTTCAGTTGAAACAAGGAAGTCTACAAATTTTTGTGCAGCTTCAAGGTTCTTAGTGCTTGATGGGATGATCCAAGCTTTACCACCACCGAATGGTGTGTATTCTTTACCATTTGGAAGAGTTGGAATAGTAGCAACACCGTAGTTTACTTTAGCATCTTTGAATGCTTGAGCTTTCCAAGGACCGTCGATGATAGCAGCTGTTTTACCTTCTTGGAATTGAGTTTGGATCAAGTTTGCAGCACCTTCAGTATCTTGCATACCTTTAGGCCATTTTTCGTACCAAGATTTAGCGTAGTTGATACCTGTGATAGAACCGTCGTTTGCAAGACCGATGTCTTTAGCGTCTTTACCGTTTTGTCCGAATACGTAACCACCGTTACCAGCAAGGAGTCCGTATGCGTAGTAGAAGTTTGTCCAGTCGGCTAGGAATGCAGTAGTTTTGCCATCTTCACCAGCGAAAGCGTATTTGCTGTCTTTAGCAAGTTCTTCTAATTCAGCAAAAGTTTTTGGAGCTTCTTTTAGCAAGTCTTTGTTGTAGTACATAACAAGTGACTCAATAACGGCAGGAGCACCGTAAACTTTACCGTCAGCAGCTGTTACAAGAGATTTAGTCTTATCATCTGTTTTAGCGCCGTCGCTCAAAGTAACTTCTGAAAGTTGTCCGTCAGTACCAAGGCTACCTACGCGGTCGTATGGTGCCATCATAACGTCAGCAGCTTGACCTGATTGGTTGTCAAGAGAAAGTTTGTCAAGTCCACCAAGTTGGTCACCTGATTTGATGTTAACTTTTGTACCTGATTCTTTTTCATAAGCTGCAGCAACTTTTTCAGCGTAGGCTTTGTATTGGTCTTCAACGTAGAAAGTGATTTCTTTTGCTTCAGATGAGCTAGTATCAGCTGCTTTATCAGCAGTTTTGCTTCCGCAAGCTACCAAAAGTAAGCTAGCAAGAGTAGCAGTTCCGAGCACAGCAGCGCTCTTCATGAATTTAGATGACATAGTGTATTCCTCCTAAAGAATAACAAAAATAATTTAATGAGAAAACGCAAACGTTTTCTTTTACGAACTTAGTATAGCACAAATAGAAAACGGTTGCAAGCTTTTTTAGCAAAAATTTTAAAAAAATTTTAAGGTTTCAAACATTTATTAAAGCCTTTGTATAGGAAAGAACTTAAAATGTTTGTTTTTCTTGAATGGAAAATATATTAGGAAAACGATTGCGTAAATTCGGCTCGGTTTTTCAGAAAATAGAGCAGATATTGGGAATGAATTATCTTAAATCAGAAAATCTTTAAAATTTTTTCGCTTATTTCATAAAATATCAGTGGCACCAAGTTTTGTTTGATTAAAATAATTCAAAAAAATTTTTTAAAAACGCTTGCATTTGTTTTTGAAATGAGTTATACTTAAATTAACGCAAACGTTTGCGCCTTAATTGCGCAACGTTTTATAACAAACACATGAGGTGCTATTATGAAAAAACGTCAAAGTGGTGTGTTGATGCACATCTCTTCTCTGCCAGGAGCATACGGGATTGGATCATTTGGCCAGACTGCCTATGATTTCGTTGATTTCTTGGTTCGTACGAAGCAACGTTACTGGCAAATCCTCCCTCTTGGGACAACAAGCTATGGAGATTCTCCATACCAATCCTTCTCAGCCTTTGCTGGAAATACGCATTTTATCGACCTTGATATCTTGGTAGAGCAAGGCTTGCTCGAAGCCAGTGACCTTGAAGGTGTTGACTTTGGTAGCGATGCATCTGAAGTTGACTATGCGAAGATTTACTACGCACGTCGTCCGCTTTTAGAGAAGGCAGTTAAACGCTTCTTGGAAGTGGGAGATGTCAAAGATTTTGAGAAGTTTGCTCAAGACAACCAATCATGGCTTGAACTCTTCGCAGAATATATGGCGATCAAAGAGCATTTTGACAATCTTGCTTGGACAGAATGGCCAGATGCAGATGCTCGTGCTCGTAAAGCTTCAGCACTTGAAAGCTACCGTGAGAAATTGGCAGACAAGTTGGTTTACCACCGTGTGACTCAATACTTCTTCTTCCAACAATGGTTGAAATTGAAAGCCTACGCTAACGACAACCACATCGAAATCGTTGGGGACATGCCTATCTATGTAGCGGAAGATTCAAGCGACATGTGGGCAAATCCACATCTCTTCAAGACAGATGCCAATGGTAAAGCAACTTGCATCGCAGGATGCCCACCAGATGAGTTTTCTGCAACTGGTCAGCTTTGGGGCAACCCAATCTATGACTGGGAAGCAATGGACAAAGACGGTTACAAATGGTGGGTTGAACGCTTGCGCGAAAGCTTCAAGATCTACGATATCGTTCGTATCGACCACTTCCGTGGTTTCGAATCTTACTGGGAAATTCCTGCTGGTTCCGATACAGCAGCACCTGGTAAATGGGTGAAAGGTCCAGGCTACAAACTCTTTGCAGCCGTTAAGGAAGAGCTTGGTGAGCTAAACATCATCGCAGAAGACCTTGGTTTCATGACAGATGAAGTCATCGAGTTGCGTGAACGTACTGGCTTCCCAGGAATGAAGATTCTTCAATTCGCCTTCAACCCAGAAGATGAAAGTATCGATAGCCCACACTTGGCACCTGCCAACTCTGTTATGTACACAGGAACACACGATAATAACACTGTTCTTGGTTGGTACCGTAATGAAATCGACGATCCAACTCGTGAATACATGGCTCGTTACACGAACCGTAAAGAGTACGAAACAGTGCCACACGCAATGCTTCGCACAGTCTTTTCATCTGTTAGCTTCATGGCTATTGCAACTATGCAAGACTTGCTAGAACTAGATGAGTCAGCTCGTATGAACTTCCCATCTACTCTTGGCGGAAACTGGTCATGGCGTATGACAGCAGACCAACTCACACCAGCTGTTGAAGAAACTTTGCTTGACTTGACTACAATTTATCGCCGAATCAATGAAAATTTGGTAGAATTAAAGAAATAAGACATTATCAGGAGACACATAAACATGTTACCATTAAACGAATTTGTACAAAAACGTTACAATAAAACCATTGCAGAATGTAGCAATGAAGAGCTTTACCTTGCTCTTCTTAACTACAGCAAGCTTGCAAGCAGCCAAAAACCAGTTAACACTGGTAAGAAAAAGGTTTACTACATCTCAGCTGAGTTCTTGATCGGTAAACTCTTGTCAAACAACTTGATTAACCTTGGTCTTTATGACGAAGTTAAAAAAGAGCTTGCAGCTGCAGGTAAAGAGTTGATCGAAATCGAAGAAGTAGAATTGGAACCATCACTTGGTAACGGTGGTTTGGGACGTTTGGCAGCCTGCTTTATCGACTCAATCGCTACACTTGGTTTGAATGGTGACGGTGTTGGATTGAACTACCACTTCGGTCTTTTCCAACAAGTTCTTAAAAACAACCAACAAGAAACAATTCCTAACGCTTGGTTGACAGAGCAAAACTGGTTGGTACGCTCAAGCCGTAGCTACCAAGTGCCATTTGCACACTTCACATTGACATCTACCCTTTATGATATTGATGTACCTGGTTACAAGACAGCTACTAAAAACCGCTTGCGTTTGTTTGACTTGGATTCAGTTGATTCTTCTATCATCGAAGATGGTATCAACTTTGACAAGACAGATATCGCTCGCAACTTGACTCTCTTCCTTTACCCAGACGATAGCGACAAGCAAGGTGAATTGCTCCGTATCTTCCAACAATACTTCATGGTTTCAAACGGTGCGCAATTGATCATCGACGAAGCAATCGAAAAAGGAAGCAACTTGCATGACCTTGCAGACTACGCTGTTGTACAAATCAACGATACTCACCCATCAATGGTGATTCCTGAATTGATCCGTCTCTTGACTGCGCGAGGTATCGAGCTTGATGAAGCAATCTCAATCGTACGTAGCATGACTGCCTACACTAACCACACAATCCTTGCTGAAGCCCTTGAAAAATGGCCTCTTGAATTCTTGGAAGAAGTGGTTCCTCACTTGGTACCAATCATCGAAGAATTGGACCGTCGTGTGAAGGCAGAATACAAAGATCCAGCTGTTCAAATCATTGATGAAAACGACCGTGTACACATGGCTCACATGGATATCCACTATGGATACAGCGTAAACGGGGTGGCAGCACTCCACACTGAAATCTTGAAGAATTCAGAGTTGAAAGCTTTCTACGACATCTACCCAGAAAAATTCAACAACAAAACAAACGGTATCACATTCCGTCGTTGGCTCATGCATGCCAACCCAAGACTATCTCACTACTTGGATGAGATTATTGGAGAGGGATGGCACCATGAAGCAGATGAGCTTGAAAAACTCTTGTCTTACGAAGACAAAGCAGCTGTCAAAGAAAAATTGGAAAGCATCAAGGCTCACAACAAACGTAAATTGGCTCGTCACTTGAAAGATCACCAAGGTGTGGAAATCAATACAAACTCTATCTTTGATATCCAAATCAAACGTCTTCACGAGTACAAACGCCAACAAATGAACGCTTTGTATGTCATCCACAAATACCTTGATATCAAGGCTGGTAACATCCCTGCTCGTCCAATCACAGTCTTCTTTGGTGGTAAAGCAGCTCCTGCCTACACAATCGCCCAAGACATCATTCACTTGATCCTTTGCTTGTCAGAAGTGATTGCAAATGATCCAGAAGTAGCTCCACACTTGCAAGTGGTTATGGTTGAAAACTACAACGTTACTGCAGCAAGCTTCCTCATCCCAGCATGTGATATCTCAGAACAAATCTCACTTGCTTCTAAAGAAGCTTCAGGTACTGGTAACATGAAATTCATGTTGAACGGAGCTTTGACTCTTGGTACTATGGACGGAGCTAACGTGGAAATTGCTGAGTTGGTTGGCGACGAAAATATCTACATCTTCGGTGAAGATTCAGAAACTGTTATCGACCTTTACGCAAAAGCAGCTTACAAATCAAGCGAATTCTACGCTCGTAAAGCTATCAAACCATTAGTTGACTTCATCGTGAGTGACGCTGTTCTTGCAGTAGGCAAGAAAGAACGCTTGGAACGTCTTTACAACGAATTGATCAACAAAGACTGGTTCATGACTCTCCTTGACTTGGAAGACTACATTAAAGTCAAAGAGCAAATGCTTGCTGACTACGAAGACCGCGACGCATGGTTGGATAAAGTCATCGTTAACATTGCCAAAGCAGGATTCTTCTCATCTGACCGTACAATCGCTCAGTACAACGAAGATATCTGGCACTTGAACTAAGATACAAAATTTATACTAATCACTTTGTAAAAAAAGCGAATTTCAATTGAAATTCGCTTTTTTGAATGATGTGGATTTTAGCCAATCAGGTCTAAAAAGAGATAAATCATAGATACGTTGAAGTTTTAGAAATACTGCTTTTTACTGTATTTCAGTCTCATGATTCTTCGTAGTTGATGGCCTCGTATTTCTTGTATCCGCTTATAATTTGTATTATAATAGCATTGTGGTGAAGAAAGAAGGTGTTTTTATGTGGAAAAAATATTTTTCAAAATATAAATGGACTGATTTATTTTGGATACTATTTGTGGTTTTGTCATCACTCTCGATGGGGAATCGTACTCTTTTTCCACTTACCCATCAAGAAATCTCTTATCATGGGTGCTATTTGGGGATTACACTTGCCTCATTTCACTTATTATTCATTGATAAATTTGTCATTTCGAATCGAAAATAAATGGAGAGGTTAAAATTTTTTCCACTTTTCGGATAGACAGTTGAAAAATCGTGATTTAAACCCACGCCTCAAGAAGAGGTGCGGGTTTTGTCTTATCTGAAAGTTTTATTTACAGTGCTTTCCCAACCAAAATCTCTGCCTCAATGGTAATCTCTGTCAGTTGACTCCAGTCAATTTTGGTCTGGTCAACATGAAAGAGAAGGGGGGTCATGCTAAGTAAAGCTTGGCGTTGCTCGGCTGTGATGGGTTTGGTTAGGGAAGCTATTTGGATAGATTGGATGCTGAAGTATTCCTGGAAATGTTCCTTGATAT comes from Streptococcus oralis and encodes:
- a CDS encoding sugar ABC transporter permease, whose amino-acid sequence is MNNSIKLKRRLTQTLTYLYLIGLSIVIIYPLLITIMSAFKTGNVVAFKLDANVDFSFANFQGLFTETLYGTWYLNTLIIALITMAVQTSIIVLAGYAYSRYNFLARKQSLVFFLIIQMVPTMAALTAFFVMALMLNALNQSWFLIFLYVGGGIPMNAWLMKGYFDTVPMSLDESAKLDGAGHFRRFWQIVLPLVRPMVAVQALWAFMGPFGDYILSSFLLREKEYFTVAVGLQTFVSNVKNLKIAYFSAGAILIALPICILFFFLQKNFVSGLTSGGDKG
- a CDS encoding carbohydrate ABC transporter permease gives rise to the protein MENQQPSKAALLSVIPGLGQIYNKQKAKGFIFLGVTIVFVLYFLALAAPELHNLITLGDKPGRDNSLFMLIRGAFHLIFVVGYVLFYIFNIKDAHTTAKRINNGIPVARTFKDMIKGIYENGFPYLLIIPSYVAMTFAIIFPVIVTLMIAFTNYDFQHLPPNKLLDWVGLTNFTNIWSLSTFRSAFGAVLSWTIIWALSASTLQIVIGIFTAIIANQPFIKGKRIFGVIFLLPWAVPAFITILTFSNMFNDSVGAINTQVLPILAKVLPFLDGALIPWKTDPTWTKIALIMMQGWLGFPYIYVLTLGILQSIPNDLYEAAYIDGANAWQKFRNITFPMILAVAAPTLISQYTFNFNNFSIMYLFNGGGPGSVGGGAGSTDILISWIYRLTTGTSPQYSMAAAVTLIISIIVISISMIAFKKLHAFDMEDV
- a CDS encoding extracellular solute-binding protein, translated to MSSKFMKSAAVLGTATLASLLLVACGSKTADKAADTSSSEAKEITFYVEDQYKAYAEKVAAAYEKESGTKVNIKSGDQLGGLDKLSLDNQSGQAADVMMAPYDRVGSLGTDGQLSEVTLSDGAKTDDKTKSLVTAADGKVYGAPAVIESLVMYYNKDLLKEAPKTFAELEELAKDSKYAFAGEDGKTTAFLADWTNFYYAYGLLAGNGGYVFGQNGKDAKDIGLANDGSITGINYAKSWYEKWPKGMQDTEGAANLIQTQFQEGKTAAIIDGPWKAQAFKDAKVNYGVATIPTLPNGKEYTPFGGGKAWIIPSSTKNLEAAQKFVDFLVSTEQQKAFYDATNEIPANTEARSYAEGKNDELTTAVIKQFKNAQPMPNISQMSAVWDPAKTMLFDAVSGKKDAKTAANDAVTLIKETIKQKFGE
- the malQ gene encoding 4-alpha-glucanotransferase; the protein is MKKRQSGVLMHISSLPGAYGIGSFGQTAYDFVDFLVRTKQRYWQILPLGTTSYGDSPYQSFSAFAGNTHFIDLDILVEQGLLEASDLEGVDFGSDASEVDYAKIYYARRPLLEKAVKRFLEVGDVKDFEKFAQDNQSWLELFAEYMAIKEHFDNLAWTEWPDADARARKASALESYREKLADKLVYHRVTQYFFFQQWLKLKAYANDNHIEIVGDMPIYVAEDSSDMWANPHLFKTDANGKATCIAGCPPDEFSATGQLWGNPIYDWEAMDKDGYKWWVERLRESFKIYDIVRIDHFRGFESYWEIPAGSDTAAPGKWVKGPGYKLFAAVKEELGELNIIAEDLGFMTDEVIELRERTGFPGMKILQFAFNPEDESIDSPHLAPANSVMYTGTHDNNTVLGWYRNEIDDPTREYMARYTNRKEYETVPHAMLRTVFSSVSFMAIATMQDLLELDESARMNFPSTLGGNWSWRMTADQLTPAVEETLLDLTTIYRRINENLVELKK
- the glgP gene encoding glycogen/starch/alpha-glucan family phosphorylase; the encoded protein is MLPLNEFVQKRYNKTIAECSNEELYLALLNYSKLASSQKPVNTGKKKVYYISAEFLIGKLLSNNLINLGLYDEVKKELAAAGKELIEIEEVELEPSLGNGGLGRLAACFIDSIATLGLNGDGVGLNYHFGLFQQVLKNNQQETIPNAWLTEQNWLVRSSRSYQVPFAHFTLTSTLYDIDVPGYKTATKNRLRLFDLDSVDSSIIEDGINFDKTDIARNLTLFLYPDDSDKQGELLRIFQQYFMVSNGAQLIIDEAIEKGSNLHDLADYAVVQINDTHPSMVIPELIRLLTARGIELDEAISIVRSMTAYTNHTILAEALEKWPLEFLEEVVPHLVPIIEELDRRVKAEYKDPAVQIIDENDRVHMAHMDIHYGYSVNGVAALHTEILKNSELKAFYDIYPEKFNNKTNGITFRRWLMHANPRLSHYLDEIIGEGWHHEADELEKLLSYEDKAAVKEKLESIKAHNKRKLARHLKDHQGVEINTNSIFDIQIKRLHEYKRQQMNALYVIHKYLDIKAGNIPARPITVFFGGKAAPAYTIAQDIIHLILCLSEVIANDPEVAPHLQVVMVENYNVTAASFLIPACDISEQISLASKEASGTGNMKFMLNGALTLGTMDGANVEIAELVGDENIYIFGEDSETVIDLYAKAAYKSSEFYARKAIKPLVDFIVSDAVLAVGKKERLERLYNELINKDWFMTLLDLEDYIKVKEQMLADYEDRDAWLDKVIVNIAKAGFFSSDRTIAQYNEDIWHLN